Proteins from one Desmodus rotundus isolate HL8 chromosome 9, HLdesRot8A.1, whole genome shotgun sequence genomic window:
- the SSTR2 gene encoding somatostatin receptor type 2, which produces MDMAYDLLNGTQSLFSSLFDLNGSVAAANGSNQTEPYYDLTSNAVLTFIYFVVCIIGLCGNTLVIYVILRYAKMKTITNIYILNLAIADELFMLGLPFLAMQVALVHWPFGKAICRVVMTVDGINQFTSIFCLTVMSVDRYLAVVHPIKSAKWRRPRTAKMINVAVWGVSLLVILPIMIYAGLRSNQWGRSSCTINWPGESGAWYTGFIIYAFILGFLVPLTIICLCYLFIIIKVKSSGIRVGSSKRKKSEKKVTRMVSIVVAVFIFCWLPFYIFNVSSVSVAISPTPALKGMFDFVVVLTYANSCANPILYAFLSDNFKKSFQNVLCLVKVSGTDDGERSDSKQDKSRLNETTETQRTLLNGDLQTSI; this is translated from the coding sequence ATGGATATGGCGTATGACCTACTCAATGGCACCCAATCACTGTTCTCCTCTCTATTTGACCTCAATGGCTCAGTGGCGGCAGCCAACGGCTCAAACCAGACAGAGCCATACTATGATCTGACCAGCAATGCAGTCCTCACATTCATATATTTTGTGGTCTGCATCATTGGGTTGTGTGGCAACACGCTTGTCATTTATGTCATCCTCCGCTATGCCAAGATGAAGACCATCACCAACATTTACATCCTCAACCTGGCCATCGCAGATGAGCTCTTCATGCTGGGTCTGCCCTTCTTGGCCATGCAGGTGGCTCTGGTCCACTGGCCCTTTGGCAAGGCCATCTGCCGGGTGGTCATGACTGTGGATGGCATCAATCAGTTCACCAGCATCTTCTGCTTGACTGTCATGAGCGTTGACCGATACCTGGCTGTGGTGCACCCCATCAAGTCGGCCAAGTGGAGGAGACCCCGGACAGCCAAGATGATCAACGTGGCTGTGTGGGGAGTCTCTCTGCTGGTCATCTTGCCTATCATGATATACGCTGGGCTCCGGAGCAACCAGTGGGGGAGAAGCAGCTGCACCATCAACTGGCCAGGTGAATCCGGGGCGTGGTACACAGGGTTCATTATCTACGCCTTCATCTTGGGGTTCCTGGTGCCCCTCACCATCATTTGTCTTTGCTACCTGTTCATTATCATCAAGGTGAAGTCCTCTGGAATCCGAGTGGGTTCCTCCAAGAGGAAAAAGTCTGAGAAGAAGGTCACACGGATGGTGTCCATAGTGGTGGCTGTCTTCATTTTCTGCTGGCTCCCTTTCTACATATTCAATGTCTCCTCTGTCTCTGTGGCCATCAGTCCCACTCCAGCCCTCAAAGGCATGTTTGACTTCGTTGTGGTCCTCACCTATGCTAACAGCTGTGCCAACCCCATCCTCTATGCCTTTCTGTCTGATAACTTCAAGAAGAGCTTCCAGAATGTCCTCTGCTTGGTCAAGGTGAGCGGCACTGATGACGGGGAGCGGAGTGACAGTAAGCAGGACAAATCCCGACTGAATGAGACCACAGAGACCCAGAGAACCCTCCTCAATGGAGACCTCCAGACCAGTATCTGA